In one Fusarium keratoplasticum isolate Fu6.1 chromosome 5, whole genome shotgun sequence genomic region, the following are encoded:
- a CDS encoding Pyr-redox-2 domain-containing protein, protein MPKNFVILGAGLTGLPLAHYVLKHYATKHDLKVILVSRSDEFYWNIATPRAAIPGQFTDDQVFFSIPKAFSKYPSQIFEFVLGNVEAWDPDENSVAVNQTNGQTRVLHYDTILVATGSDYVDNMPWKLVGTSQETRGSLAKLRDAVDKAKSIVVGGGGPTGVEFAGELGHEYAKAGKKEVTLVITDKLPLEAKNLEATRQAAKRELEKLKVKVIPSARVTNTTHKDGGGSILELTKADGTKEVLETDLFVPTWGITFNTFFAPSSLLEPNGRLKVTSSLRAPGYDNVFLAGDAANADSYAATIREPQVRYLATAIGQYLAGGKVQEYSPETKVGLAASVGPSRGVGQMGNFNMWSFLVWYFKARHMCTNVAAEYAAGESLILGSF, encoded by the coding sequence ATGCCCAAGAACTTTGTCATTCTAGGTGCAGGCCTGACTGGCCTTCCTCTGGCTCACTATGTTCTCAAACATTATGCCACCAAACATGACCTCAAAGTCATCCTCGTCTCGCGATCCGACGAATTCTATTGGAACATAGCAACTCCGAGGGCTGCTATACCCGGCCAGTTCACCGATGATCaagtcttcttctcaatccCCAAGGCGTTTTCCAAGTACCCCTCTCAGATATTCGAGTTTGTTCTCGGAAATGTCGAGGCCTGGGATCCAGATGAAAACTCGGTCGCCGTGAACCAAACTAATGGGCAAACACGGGTGCTTCACTACGATACTATCCTTGTGGCCACTGGCAGTGACTACGTCGACAACATGCCTTGGAAGCTAGTTGGAACATCTCAGGAAACCCGTGGATCCCTCGCCAAATTACGGGATGCAGTGGACAAGGCCAAATCGATCGTCGTGGGCGGTGGAGGTCCGACGGGCGTTGAGTTTGCTGGTGAACTTGGTCATGAGTATGCAAAGGCaggcaagaaggaggtgaCACTAGTTATCACCGACAAACTCCCCCTCGAGGCCAAAAACCTTGAGGCGACACGACAGGCAGCCAAGAgggagcttgagaagctcaaggtgaaGGTTATTCCGAGTGCCAGAGTTACAAACACCACTCACAAGGACGGAGGAGGAAGTATCCTGGAGCTCACAAAGGCCGATGGGACCAAGGAGGTGCTCGAGACGGATTTGTTCGTGCCTACTTGGGGCATCACCTTCAACACCTTCTTTGCACCCTCTTCCCTACTCGAACCAAACGGCCGCCTCAAAGTGACATCCTCTCTCCGCGCTCCAGGCTACGACAACGTTTTCCTAGCCGGCGACGCCGCAAACGCCGACTCGTACGCCGCCACCATTAGGGAACCTCAGGTGCGCTATCTTGCCACTGCGATCGGTCAGTACCTTGCTGGAGGAAAGGTGCAGGAATACTCTCCAGAAACAAAGGTCGGACTCGCTGCTTCGGTTGGACCAAGTCGTGGAGTTGGCCAGATGGGAAACTTTAACATGTGGAGTTTTCTTGTGTGGTATTTCAAGGCTCGGCATATGTGCACGAATGTTGCTGCCGAGTACGCAGCGGGTGAGAGTCTCATCTTGGGGTCCTTTTGA